The DNA region ATCGCTATATGGGTTGTAGGTGCCCTCTTTCCACATGTCATAGATTTCGCTTCCCTTGGTAACGAGGCATGGATAGATTTTAAGCATGTCCGGCTTGAAATTATCGTCGCTGAACAGCTGTTTAAACATTTTAATGTCTTCCTTTTTGTCAACGAAGAGGCCAGGCATCATGTGCATGGCCACCTTGATGGCTGAATCCCTCAATAGCTGGTTTGCCTCAATGACGTCCGCTATCGTATGGCCCCTTTTGACGTTCTTATATATCTCATCGGACAGTGTCTGAACGCCCAGCTCTACTCTTGTAACGCCGAAATTAAGCATCCTGTTAATGTGTTCCTTTTTGCAGTAATCCGGACGTGTCTCGAATGTCATTCCCACACATCTGACCTTGGAGTTTTCATTAACTCTCTGGGCTTCATCTATCAAAACATAATCGTTTGGAGGATATGTTTTCAAAACATCTTTTTCAAATTCTCTAATTAATTCACTATTGATTTCAAGTTCCGCATTGTTTTCTAAAATCAGTCCAAAATCGCACATGGCCTTGAGGCATTGTGAAACGAACCATTCCTGATAGCACAGGTCTCTTGAAGGGAATGTTCCTCCCATTATTATAAGTTCCACCTTGTCTACAGGATGGCCTATCTTTTTAAGCTGCGCTAAACGGTTAAAACATTGAACGTAAGGATGATATTCAAACATTCTTCCCCTTAAGGCCGCCGGCTCCTCACCGGTATAGCTTGGAGGGGCGATGTCGCTTTCAGGACAGTACATGCATCTTCCGTGAGGGCATTTGTGGGGATGGCACATTACCGCTACGATTGCCACGCCGGATTTGGTTCTTGTCGGCTTTTTCTTTAGCGTATCGGAAACCAGTTCCTTTTCATCGGGGCTTGCATATTCAAGAATATCTGCATTGCTCATGAATCTTGATAGCTTCAGTTCACGGCAAAGCTGCCTTTTTTTGACTTCCAATTCACGTCGAGTGGATATTTTTCCTTCAATAATATCATTTATAATTATTCGACATGCCTTTTC from Methanobrevibacter millerae includes:
- a CDS encoding tRNA uridine(34) 5-carboxymethylaminomethyl modification radical SAM/GNAT enzyme Elp3 yields the protein MEKACRIIINDIIEGKISTRRELEVKKRQLCRELKLSRFMSNADILEYASPDEKELVSDTLKKKPTRTKSGVAIVAVMCHPHKCPHGRCMYCPESDIAPPSYTGEEPAALRGRMFEYHPYVQCFNRLAQLKKIGHPVDKVELIIMGGTFPSRDLCYQEWFVSQCLKAMCDFGLILENNAELEINSELIREFEKDVLKTYPPNDYVLIDEAQRVNENSKVRCVGMTFETRPDYCKKEHINRMLNFGVTRVELGVQTLSDEIYKNVKRGHTIADVIEANQLLRDSAIKVAMHMMPGLFVDKKEDIKMFKQLFSDDNFKPDMLKIYPCLVTKGSEIYDMWKEGTYNPYSDEEAVDLIVEIKRILPKWVRTMRIQRDIPSTLIEAGVQKSNLGELVYNRLDENDINCQCIRCREIGHKKTKENYTLEDFKLFKESYTACAGEETFISIEDKNEESIAGFLRFRIPSENAFRPEITDKTALIRELHVYGNMIQIGDKNPAIGQHTGFGERLLMEAENLAVDNGKDEIAIISGIGTRNYYRKFGYERKGPYMAKKLI